A stretch of the Musa acuminata AAA Group cultivar baxijiao chromosome BXJ2-7, Cavendish_Baxijiao_AAA, whole genome shotgun sequence genome encodes the following:
- the LOC103991028 gene encoding rab GTPase-activating protein 22 isoform X1: MMMWKDSGVPADSFYEARSESAEGPKSKFKIKAGKTLSARRWHAAFSPDGHLDIASVLSRIQRGGVHPSIRGEVWEFLLGCFDPKSTFEEREQQREHRRVQYARWKDLCQALDSHVGSGRIITAPVITEDGQPIQDPLVLLEANPDQSKGQANGGSEAEPYLDKQVIEWKLTLHQIGLDVLRTDRTLVFYEKKENLSKLWDILAVYAWIDKDVGYCQGMSDLCSPLIILLEDEADAFWCFERLMRKLRGNFRCTERSVGVENQLQSLASITQVLDPKLHQHLETLGGGDYLFAVRMFMVLFRRELSFGDSLYLWEMMWALEYYPDMFSMYEEPELLTEKNDVSKGKVKSIRQFGKFERENLKNGTKTSEAPLPITVFLVASVLKEKSARLIQEARGLDDVVKILNETNGDLDAKKTCSHAIRLHKKYLKMAKK, encoded by the exons ATGATGATGTGGAAAGATAGCGGCGTTCCGGCGGATTCTTTCTACGAGGCTCGGTCCGAGTCCGCCGAGGGACCCAAGAGCAAGTTCAAGATTAAG GCTGGAAAGACTCTGAGTGCACGAAGATGGCATGCTGCATTTAGTCCGGATGGTCACTTGGACATTGCTTCAGTTCTCAGTCGGATACAGCGAGGG GGTGTTCATCCTTCAATACGTGGAGAGGTCTGGGAGTTTTTACTTGGGTGCTTTGATCCTAAAAGCACCTTTGAGGAGCGAGAGCAGCAGAGAGAACATCGGAG GGTGCAATATGCAAGATGGAAGGATTTGTGTCAGGCATTGGATTCTCATGTTGGCAGTGGAAGAATCATTACAGCTCCAGTAATAACCGAGGATGGTCAACCTATTCAAGACCCTTTAGTCCTCCTGGAAGCCAATCCGGATCAATCCAAAGGACAAGCTAATGGTGGTTCTGAAGCAGAGCCTTACCTGGATAAGCAAGTGATCGAATGGAAGCTCACACTACACCAAATTG GTCTTGATGTGCTTCGGACAGACAGAACTCTGGTCTTCtatgagaagaaagaaaatctttCAAAGCTCTGGGATATCCTAGCTGTTTATGCCTGGATTGACAAAGACGTTGGCTATTGTCAAG GAATGAGTGATCTTTGCTCCCCACTGATAATTCTTCTTGAAGATGAAGCAGATGCATTTTGGTGCTTTGAACGTTTGATGCGCAAACTG CGAGGAAATTTCAGATGCACTGAGAGATCTGTTGGTGTGGAGAATCAACTACAAAGTCTAGCATCAATAACACAAGTTCTGGACCCAAAGCTTCATCAACACCTAG AAACACTTGGTGGAGGTGATTACCTCTTTGCGGTTCGCATGTTTATGGTATTGTTCCGCCGAGAATTATCCTTTGGAGATTCTTTGTATCTTTGGGAG ATGATGTGGGCTCTAGAATATTACCCTGATATGTTCTCCATGTATGAAGAGCCAGAGCTTCTCACTGAAAAGAATGATGTGTCTAAAGGGAAAGTTAAGTCAATACGCCAATTTGGGAAATTTGAAAGGGAGAATCTCAAGAACGGAACTAAAACTTCTGAAGCCCCTTTGCCAATCACAGTTTTTCTTGTTGCCAGTGTTCTCAAAGAAAAAAGTGCAAGGCTAATTCAGGAAGCACGTGGTTTGGATGATGTCGTTAAG
- the LOC103991028 gene encoding rab GTPase-activating protein 22 isoform X2, producing the protein MMMWKDSGVPADSFYEARSESAEGPKSKFKIKAGKTLSARRWHAAFSPDGHLDIASVLSRIQRGGVHPSIRGEVWEFLLGCFDPKSTFEEREQQREHRRVQYARWKDLCQALDSHVGSGRIITAPVITEDGQPIQDPLVLLEANPDQSKGQANGGSEAEPYLDKQVIEWKLTLHQIGLDVLRTDRTLVFYEKKENLSKLWDILAVYAWIDKDVGYCQGMSDLCSPLIILLEDEADAFWCFERLMRKLRGNFRCTERSVGVENQLQSLASITQVLDPKLHQHLETLGGGDYLFAVRMFMVLFRRELSFGDSLYLWEMMWALEYYPDMFSMYEEPELLTEKNDVSKGKVKSIRQFGKFERENLKNGTKTSEAPLPITVFLVASVLKEKSARLIQEARGLDDVVKAKK; encoded by the exons ATGATGATGTGGAAAGATAGCGGCGTTCCGGCGGATTCTTTCTACGAGGCTCGGTCCGAGTCCGCCGAGGGACCCAAGAGCAAGTTCAAGATTAAG GCTGGAAAGACTCTGAGTGCACGAAGATGGCATGCTGCATTTAGTCCGGATGGTCACTTGGACATTGCTTCAGTTCTCAGTCGGATACAGCGAGGG GGTGTTCATCCTTCAATACGTGGAGAGGTCTGGGAGTTTTTACTTGGGTGCTTTGATCCTAAAAGCACCTTTGAGGAGCGAGAGCAGCAGAGAGAACATCGGAG GGTGCAATATGCAAGATGGAAGGATTTGTGTCAGGCATTGGATTCTCATGTTGGCAGTGGAAGAATCATTACAGCTCCAGTAATAACCGAGGATGGTCAACCTATTCAAGACCCTTTAGTCCTCCTGGAAGCCAATCCGGATCAATCCAAAGGACAAGCTAATGGTGGTTCTGAAGCAGAGCCTTACCTGGATAAGCAAGTGATCGAATGGAAGCTCACACTACACCAAATTG GTCTTGATGTGCTTCGGACAGACAGAACTCTGGTCTTCtatgagaagaaagaaaatctttCAAAGCTCTGGGATATCCTAGCTGTTTATGCCTGGATTGACAAAGACGTTGGCTATTGTCAAG GAATGAGTGATCTTTGCTCCCCACTGATAATTCTTCTTGAAGATGAAGCAGATGCATTTTGGTGCTTTGAACGTTTGATGCGCAAACTG CGAGGAAATTTCAGATGCACTGAGAGATCTGTTGGTGTGGAGAATCAACTACAAAGTCTAGCATCAATAACACAAGTTCTGGACCCAAAGCTTCATCAACACCTAG AAACACTTGGTGGAGGTGATTACCTCTTTGCGGTTCGCATGTTTATGGTATTGTTCCGCCGAGAATTATCCTTTGGAGATTCTTTGTATCTTTGGGAG ATGATGTGGGCTCTAGAATATTACCCTGATATGTTCTCCATGTATGAAGAGCCAGAGCTTCTCACTGAAAAGAATGATGTGTCTAAAGGGAAAGTTAAGTCAATACGCCAATTTGGGAAATTTGAAAGGGAGAATCTCAAGAACGGAACTAAAACTTCTGAAGCCCCTTTGCCAATCACAGTTTTTCTTGTTGCCAGTGTTCTCAAAGAAAAAAGTGCAAGGCTAATTCAGGAAGCACGTGGTTTGGATGATGTCGTTAAG